AGCAGCACCACAAAGGTCTTGAAAATGGAACTCATTTGTAACTCTATAAACTTTTTTTCTAGTTTCATCAATACTTGTTTGTTTTACTTCATAAAACATAAATGAACAATCACTATAAAATGGATTTGCAGCTGGAACTTTTTCTAACTCCCAAGCATTTGAAGTGTATTGAAAATTATTACTAATCATTGCTCCTGTTGGACAAACAGCAATACACTCTCCACAACTAATACAAGAGTCACTATCATGAGTTATTAGAGATTTATTTAGTTTATTCCACATAGAGTAAGCATCTTTTGGCATACTATCTTTTAGGCTTTTATCAAGCTCTTCACCACCTCTTTTTGTGGTACTTAAAGAGTTAGAACCAATAATATCACTACAAACAGTTACACATCTTTCACAAACTATACATAAAGCTGGGTCATAGTTCATAACTCCCCATTTTTGCTTTGGTTTATGTGTATCTTTTATTGAGTAATTTTGATTAGTTACTTGCATATATAAAGTGTAGTTTTGGAGTTCACACTCGCCACTTTTATCACAAACTCCGCATTGCAAAGGATGATTTACACAATAAACTTGCATTATTGCATTTCGCTCTTTTTCAATATTAGCATTACTTGTAATAACTTGTATATTCTCTTTAGCTTTTGCATTACAAGCATAAACTTGTTTTCCATCAACTTCAACTAAACAAAGCCTACAAGCAAGAGTTGCAGAGCAAGAGTTTAAGTAGCAAATTGCAGGAATAAATATATTATTTCTTCTTGCAATATTTAAGATAGTTTCGTCAGGATTTGCTATAAACTCTTTGCCATTTATTGTAAGCTTTATTTGGCTCATTTATTCACTCTTTTCAATTTTTGCTAGTTTGTATCTATACTCTTTTGAAAGCTTATCTACACCTAAAAGAGCAATTGTTCCAAGAAGATTAGAATCTAATTTAGTAACTCTTTTATAGTTTTGATTTTTTGTAAAAATCTCTATAGAGTCTCCTTCTTTTATTTTTGCAATATTTAAAAAAGTTTGACTAGCAACTAAATATTTTTCATCATCAACTATCTCATAAATGATTGTTCCATTAAATGATTTTAAATTGTCAATATCTTCTAAAACTTCATCTTTAAAATGCTCTATTTTTTTCTCTAACTCTTCATCTAAAATAATAATTGAAAGTTCTGTAAATTTTTCCACTCTTCCAATTAACCTTGCTATATTCTCAATTCTTGGATGATTTTTTATATCATCTCCAATAATTAAAACTTTATTATTAGCTTCAAAGCTTAAATCGCAGGCTTCTTCAAACTCCTCTTCCCCAGCACTACTTTCAGCAGATAAATATCCTAAATCTAGTTCATCTAAAAACTCTTTTGTTTTTGTATCTAAATGGTCTGCAAAAGCATTTAAAAGTAGGGTAATAACTGCTTCTTCACTTCCTGCTTCATATTTTATAAATTGATTGTAGCTATTTTTTAATAGATGATTATCAATAGGAGACATATATACAAAATTTATATTTTTTGCTCTATTTAAGACTATATTTTTTAAACTCTCTTCTTCGAAAAAAGTTCCAATTGAGATTATATAATCACTATTTTTTAACTCTTCAATTCTTTTCATTTGCTATCTCCTCTTTTGATATTTTTATTTCGGGTTTTATATTTTTTATAACAACTGTCCAATCTTTTTCATTGAATTTTAGTGAATTCATAAGAGTGAATTCATTTTCATAAATAAAATCTGCAACTCTTTGAATATGAGAGAAGTCTCCTATTTCAAATAGAAAAATAATAACTTCTTCATTTTCTAAAGTTTTTAAAATCTCTAACATTTTTTCATAAAAATTATCTTTTAGCTCTCTTAAATCTACTCTTTTCATCTATCGATCTCACCAAAAACAATATTTAAGTTTCCAATTATAGTAACCACATCAGCTAATTGGCAACCAATAAGTAACTCTTCAAGTAAAGCAGTATGAAAATAGCTAGGTGCTCGAACTTTTACTCTATATGGATATTGGCTTCCATCACTTTTTATATAAAATCCCAGCTCTCCTTTTGGAGATTCCGTTGCTACATAAACTTCTCCAATTGGTGGGCGAAGTCCTTGCGTAACAAGTACAAAGTGTTGCATCAAAGAGTAGTTTTGAGTCATAACATCTTCTTTTGTAGGACTTATATATCGTGGATCATTTGTCATTAATTCGCTAGTTGTTTCATAATATTTAGGAAAAACTTGCTCTATTATTTTTATTGACTCTTTCATCTCTTCAATACAAAGTCTATATCTTCCATAAGAATCACAACTATTTGAAATAGGAACTTCAAATTCAAGTTCATTATAGATGCTATAAGGAAGCTCTTTTCTTAAATCCCATTTTATTCCACTTCCTCTTAAAGCGACTCCTGAAACTGCAAAATCCTTTGCCATCTCTTGAGTGATTACTCCAACATTTTCAAGCCTCATTCTCCAAATTCTATTCTCATTTAGAAGATTTTCATAGTTTTGTATCTCTTTTTTTAGATTATTTAAAAATATTGTGCAGTTCTCTATCCAATTATTTGGTAAATCCAAAGGAACTCCACCAATTCTAATAGCACTATGAGTAAGTCTTGCTCCACAATAATCCTCTATTAAATCAAGTGCATACTCTCTTTCTCTAAAGCAGTATAGAAACATAGACATTGCTCCCACATCAAGAGCATGAGTTGCAAGCCAAAAAAGATGAGAAACAACTCTATTTAGTTCTAGTAAAATTACTCTAATACACTCTGCTCGTCTTGGAATTTCTAAGCCTAAAAGCTCTTCAACAGCTTTTGCATAAGCGTAGTTATTTGAAGTTGCAGCGATATAATCCATTCTATCTGTTGTTGGTAAGAACTCATTATAAATCATATTTTCTGCCATTTTTTCCATACCACGATGTAAATAACCAATCATTGGTCTTGCTTTCACAACCTCTTCACCTTGTAATTCTAAAACAAGTCTTAATTGACCATGTGCTGATGGGTGTTGAGGTCCAAAGTTTACAGTCATAGTATTATCATCTCTTTGGAAATGAATATTTTCAAAAAATGGTTTAAGTCTATTTGCTGTTTGCATTATTTTCTTCTTTCCAAAGTTTTTGTTTTATTTGGGTCAAGATTTTTTACAAGTTTTTGATTCTCTTCTTGATATTTTATATCTGTTTTTTCCTCTTTTGCTTCAAAACCATAAGGAACTTCATGTCCAAGTCTCGCAAATCTTGTAGTATCATATCTATCTATACTTGAACTATCTCTAATTTCTGGACCAATAATATCTCTTGCACTTTTACCAAAAATTTTATCAACTTCATACCAAGAAGCAGTTTCATCACCTTGAAGAGGATAAGATTTTTTAAGTGGGTGGTCATACCAATCATCTGGCATTAAAAGTCTTTTTAAATTTGGAT
The Aliarcobacter faecis genome window above contains:
- a CDS encoding NADH-ubiquinone oxidoreductase subunit E family protein, with the translated sequence MKRVDLRELKDNFYEKMLEILKTLENEEVIIFLFEIGDFSHIQRVADFIYENEFTLMNSLKFNEKDWTVVIKNIKPEIKISKEEIANEKN
- the nuoD gene encoding NADH dehydrogenase (quinone) subunit D; this translates as MQTANRLKPFFENIHFQRDDNTMTVNFGPQHPSAHGQLRLVLELQGEEVVKARPMIGYLHRGMEKMAENMIYNEFLPTTDRMDYIAATSNNYAYAKAVEELLGLEIPRRAECIRVILLELNRVVSHLFWLATHALDVGAMSMFLYCFREREYALDLIEDYCGARLTHSAIRIGGVPLDLPNNWIENCTIFLNNLKKEIQNYENLLNENRIWRMRLENVGVITQEMAKDFAVSGVALRGSGIKWDLRKELPYSIYNELEFEVPISNSCDSYGRYRLCIEEMKESIKIIEQVFPKYYETTSELMTNDPRYISPTKEDVMTQNYSLMQHFVLVTQGLRPPIGEVYVATESPKGELGFYIKSDGSQYPYRVKVRAPSYFHTALLEELLIGCQLADVVTIIGNLNIVFGEIDR